The following are encoded in a window of Candidatus Neomarinimicrobiota bacterium genomic DNA:
- a CDS encoding type II toxin-antitoxin system VapB family antitoxin encodes MATNLALDHELLEEALKNSDKKTKKAVVTDALIEYIQRRKQAKLLDLFGHIDIDPNYDYKEQRIKK; translated from the coding sequence ATGGCTACTAACCTTGCCCTCGATCACGAATTGTTAGAAGAAGCTTTGAAAAATAGCGACAAAAAAACGAAAAAAGCTGTCGTTACGGATGCATTGATCGAATATATCCAACGGCGAAAACAGGCTAAATTATTGGACTTGTTCGGACATATTGATATTGATCCAAACTACGACTATAAAGAACAGCGAATAAAAAAATGA